Proteins co-encoded in one Brassica oleracea var. oleracea cultivar TO1000 chromosome C4, BOL, whole genome shotgun sequence genomic window:
- the LOC106336952 gene encoding putative plant UBX domain-containing protein 14, protein MMDAPHDSHEEGKEEQVPLPSPSIGNTLCDTPAPEQISDSESESLDSLTFDENQPASDYQQKLISSFTDIAVGQTMETAIQFLETANWNLEEAINHFFVESNTTRLPPLRFLFEGSFDEAKSTSSQRNLWLLVNLQSTKDYASHSLDIDLWSNKVVSQAIESSIILWQVYDDTTEGQKISTFYKVDSALPVVLLIDPITGFKIRSWSGVIEAQSFIDDLMNYTKSGPHEHIASLRRKEPIKTDFLCNETNQTSDRIVTPSSGEETCSSSNHIDHVVAKTLPAHEEEETCFEFPALTEEPRGDCDRSLVCSVCVRFPDGRRKQRRFLKSEPIQLLWSFCHSQIVESEKKAFKLVQAIPGASKTLDYGANATFEQSGLANSMVLVAWE, encoded by the coding sequence ATGATGGATGCTCCACATGATTCTCATGAAGAAGGAAAAGAAGAACAAGTTCCTCTTCCTTCACCTTCGATTGGGAATACTCTCTGTGATACTCCGGCTCCTGAACAGATCTCTGACTCCGAATCAGAATCGTTAGATTCACTGACATTCGATGAGAATCAACCAGCCAGTGATTACCAACAGAAACTGATCTCGTCATTCACCGACATAGCTGTTGGCCAAACCATGGAAACAGCCATACAGTTCTTAGAGACGGCAAACTGGAACCTCGAAGAAGCCATTAATCACTTTTTCGTTGAATCAAATACGACGAGGTTACCTCCTCTGAGATTTCTTTTCGAAGGTTCGTTCGATGAGGCAAAATCAACATCTTCCCAAAGGAATCTGTGGTTGCTAGTGAATCTCCAATCCACGAAAGACTATGCTTCTCATTCGCTTGACATAGATTTATGGTCAAACAAAGTCGTTTCTCAAGCTATCGAGTCGAGCATCATCTTATGGCAAGTCTATGATGATACCACCGAAGGACAGAAAATCTCTACTTTCTACAAGGTTGACTCTGCTCTTCCCGTGGTGCTCCTCATTGATCCCATCACTGGTTTTAAGATTAGGTCGTGGAGCGGGGTGATTGAAGCTCAGAGTTTTATCGACGATCTGATGAACTATACTAAGTCCGGTCCTCACGAACACATTGCTTCTCTGAGAAGAAAAGAACCCATCAAAACAGACTTTCTATGTAATGAAACCAACCAGACTAGTGATCGCATCGTCACTCCTTCCTCGGGGGAGGAGACTTGTTCTTCAAGCAACCACATTGATCATGTTGTGGCGAAGACTTTACCCGCACACGAGGAGGAGGAGACTTGTTTTGAGTTTCCAGCCTTGACAGAAGAGCCAAGAGGAGACTGTGATCGAAGCCTTGTGTGCAGTGTCTGTGTTCGGTTTCCAGACGGGAGAAGAAAGCAGAGGAGGTTTCTCAAGAGCGAACCGATTCAGCTTCTCTGGTCTTTCTGTCATTCTCAGATTGTGGAGTCCGAGAAGAAGGCGTTTAAGCTGGTACAAGCGATCCCTGGTGCTTCAAAGACTCTTGATTATGGAGCTAACGCCACGTTCGAACAATCTGGGCTCGCTAATTCGATGGTGTTGGTTGCTTGGGAGTGA